A stretch of Cytophagales bacterium DNA encodes these proteins:
- a CDS encoding SDR family NAD(P)-dependent oxidoreductase, which produces MSQAIKTLHLEEVIAKHSQDMTGKVVAITGTTSGTGFVCAREVAKRGATVLLLNRKSERSANALEQLTAAVPSATFEAIDCDLQNFESVRAAADAISTKYEVVDVLVNNAGVMALKDGATGDGYDVQMQTNVISHFLLTKELFPLLKKSQQARIVNHSSMARLGGPLDMKYLEAKGGNLGGDGTEEENSSFKGPRWERYHQTKLANCAFTYGLKEKLAANGIDHILPLLAHPGLAATSLQVTTAADGGMESNSPFMQQAQSAEDGATGIIRAAMDPASTSGDFYGPTAGWNGFPDKLTPEDYLYSEETINTNWDGCEKAVGVFEF; this is translated from the coding sequence ATGAGTCAAGCAATCAAAACCCTCCATCTGGAGGAAGTAATAGCAAAACATTCTCAGGACATGACCGGAAAAGTGGTTGCCATCACAGGTACCACCAGCGGTACTGGGTTTGTTTGCGCACGTGAAGTGGCCAAAAGAGGGGCCACAGTCCTATTGTTAAATCGAAAAAGTGAACGTTCAGCCAATGCACTTGAACAATTAACAGCGGCTGTACCATCAGCTACATTTGAAGCCATCGATTGTGATCTTCAAAATTTTGAAAGTGTCCGCGCGGCGGCTGATGCTATCAGCACGAAATATGAAGTGGTAGATGTTCTCGTCAACAATGCCGGTGTGATGGCACTCAAAGACGGTGCAACCGGAGACGGATACGATGTGCAGATGCAAACTAATGTGATCTCGCACTTCCTGTTGACCAAAGAGCTATTTCCGTTATTGAAAAAGAGTCAACAAGCAAGGATCGTCAATCACTCTTCCATGGCAAGACTAGGTGGACCTTTAGACATGAAGTATTTGGAGGCGAAAGGTGGCAACCTGGGTGGTGATGGAACGGAGGAAGAAAATAGCAGCTTCAAGGGGCCACGTTGGGAACGGTATCACCAAACGAAGCTGGCAAACTGTGCCTTTACCTACGGCTTGAAAGAAAAGCTAGCTGCGAATGGTATTGATCATATACTTCCTTTGCTCGCCCATCCTGGATTAGCCGCAACGAGCCTTCAGGTGACTACTGCCGCTGATGGAGGCATGGAAAGTAATAGTCCCTTTATGCAACAAGCACAATCTGCAGAAGATGGTGCAACAGGCATCATCCGTGCTGCGATGGATCCAGCTTCAACCTCCGGGGACTTCTACGGACCTACCGCAGGCTGGAATGGCTTCCCCGATAAATTGACCCCTGAGGACTATTTGTATTCAGAGGAGACAATCAACACCAATTGGGATGGTTGTGAGAAGGCTGTTGGCGTATTTGAATTTTAA
- a CDS encoding alpha/beta hydrolase, producing MNMSTSAKAVDRTRMSFSLRDQRTLSYAIYGPEEGIPFIMFHGTPGSRISMDDEILHEIGVKMIYPERPGYGLSTANPDATLMSWVADVQALLDHLRIEKFALGGGSGGGPYAMACAAALSDRMSSLTLISSAAPQDIPGIRKEMAWGNVLGYFLSKYAPFLMRYASRSFAKSMLNDPEKAFDQSVMKQVGDTDRRTILAMKENGTFQVILDHCREAYINGAEGHIADMRILSKDWKINYDKIDCPIHIWHGEEDTLSPIQGARAMATFLPQAEPHYVTGAGHLLMEIEAVFQDILISVKENFIDS from the coding sequence ATGAATATGTCAACTTCGGCAAAGGCTGTGGACAGGACCCGTATGTCCTTTTCGCTTCGAGATCAGCGGACGCTCAGTTATGCAATTTATGGGCCAGAAGAGGGAATACCCTTTATCATGTTTCACGGCACACCAGGTTCCAGGATTTCCATGGATGACGAGATTCTCCATGAGATTGGAGTAAAAATGATTTATCCCGAGCGTCCGGGTTATGGCCTTTCAACTGCTAATCCCGATGCGACGCTGATGAGCTGGGTAGCGGATGTTCAGGCATTATTGGATCATTTGAGAATAGAAAAATTTGCCCTTGGTGGAGGTTCAGGTGGAGGCCCGTACGCCATGGCTTGTGCTGCCGCCTTATCGGATCGTATGTCATCCTTAACATTGATCAGCAGTGCTGCGCCGCAAGATATTCCCGGTATTCGAAAAGAGATGGCCTGGGGAAATGTTCTAGGTTATTTTCTGAGCAAATACGCCCCATTTTTGATGCGGTACGCAAGTAGAAGTTTTGCCAAAAGCATGCTTAACGATCCTGAGAAGGCCTTTGACCAGTCAGTGATGAAACAAGTTGGTGATACGGATCGAAGAACCATTCTTGCGATGAAAGAAAACGGCACATTTCAGGTAATACTGGACCACTGCCGCGAAGCTTACATCAACGGAGCAGAAGGTCATATTGCTGATATGCGAATCCTGTCGAAAGACTGGAAGATCAATTACGATAAGATCGACTGTCCTATTCATATTTGGCATGGAGAAGAAGATACCTTATCACCCATCCAGGGGGCCAGGGCCATGGCAACGTTTTTACCCCAGGCCGAGCCACATTATGTTACAGGTGCCGGACATCTCCTGATGGAAATTGAGGCTGTGTTTCAAGACATTTTGATTTCAGTAAAAGAAAACTTTATTGATAGCTGA
- a CDS encoding AraC family transcriptional regulator, translating into MSKTKVIIDYLQANHHRPVNVDELADVACLSKVQLFRTFKSETGITPVQYHEYLRILKSTELLQSDAQVRQVAYKLGYENYETFSRAFKKLMEISPSDMQTIYYRFADQANLDYALVVKEQATLLQIDDKIKESFGDRRHELDLEIYRLIFETKKKWVLHRDQRTEDAIRRIDPK; encoded by the coding sequence GTGAGTAAGACAAAAGTTATCATCGATTATCTGCAGGCCAATCATCATCGGCCTGTGAATGTAGATGAATTGGCTGATGTTGCTTGTCTTTCCAAAGTTCAACTGTTCAGGACCTTTAAATCTGAAACAGGCATTACTCCTGTTCAGTACCATGAATACTTAAGGATTCTGAAAAGTACCGAGTTACTGCAATCTGATGCACAAGTACGTCAGGTGGCCTATAAGCTTGGTTATGAAAACTATGAAACCTTTAGTCGAGCGTTTAAGAAACTCATGGAGATTTCACCAAGTGATATGCAGACCATCTATTACCGATTTGCGGATCAAGCGAACCTCGACTATGCTTTAGTGGTCAAGGAACAAGCTACGCTACTACAGATCGATGATAAGATCAAAGAATCATTCGGTGACAGGCGACATGAGTTAGATCTGGAAATCTACCGACTGATTTTTGAAACGAAAAAGAAATGGGTGCTTCATCGTGACCAAAGAACAGAGGACGCAATTCGCCGCATAGATCCTAAATAG
- a CDS encoding DUF418 domain-containing protein yields the protein MKESIIRPVSSDNRIQSLDLLRGFAILGILIMNIQSFSMPGAAYMNPSSYGDFSGFNRWVWMVSHVLADQKFMTIFSILFGAGIVLVTQNAESKYGNSAELHYKRNFGLLLIGLLHAHLIWYGDILVTYALCSFLVYLFRKKKPGTLIILGLILFSIHSLIYWFFGTSIPNWPAESVIEAKASWMPSQAEIQLEIQTVNGPLSQQLSHNSESALFLETMVFLSFMFWRAGGLMLIGMGIYKMGVLSAQKSTSFYQRGILLGWIIGFPLVIYGMMKNFEVGWSFEYSMFLGSQWNYWGSLFVSLGYICLVMLIAKSDKYHQLKNRIAAIGQMALTNYISQSILCIFIFHGIGLSLFGQVERSGQVLVILFVWATQFLWSQPWLARYRFGPLEWLWRSVTYGKSQPMKKI from the coding sequence ATGAAGGAATCAATCATCCGTCCTGTAAGCTCAGACAACCGCATACAATCATTGGATCTGTTGAGAGGATTTGCGATCCTCGGCATTCTAATCATGAATATTCAAAGCTTTTCCATGCCGGGAGCTGCCTATATGAACCCTTCCAGTTATGGGGATTTCTCCGGATTCAATCGATGGGTTTGGATGGTTAGCCATGTACTGGCTGATCAAAAATTCATGACCATTTTTTCAATTCTTTTTGGTGCCGGGATTGTGCTTGTCACCCAGAATGCCGAATCCAAATATGGTAATTCCGCAGAACTGCATTACAAGCGAAATTTTGGTTTACTGCTCATTGGCCTTCTTCATGCCCATCTTATCTGGTATGGCGATATTTTGGTGACGTATGCGCTTTGTAGTTTTTTGGTCTATCTGTTTAGAAAGAAGAAACCCGGCACACTGATTATCCTTGGATTGATCCTGTTTTCCATACATTCATTGATCTATTGGTTCTTTGGCACTTCCATCCCTAATTGGCCTGCTGAGTCTGTCATTGAAGCGAAGGCTAGTTGGATGCCCTCTCAGGCCGAAATCCAGCTAGAAATCCAGACAGTCAATGGTCCCCTCTCACAACAACTCAGTCACAACTCGGAAAGTGCATTATTTCTAGAAACCATGGTATTCTTATCGTTCATGTTTTGGCGTGCCGGTGGCTTGATGCTGATCGGAATGGGGATTTACAAAATGGGTGTTTTATCTGCCCAGAAAAGCACTTCATTTTATCAAAGAGGAATCCTCCTGGGTTGGATTATTGGGTTTCCTCTCGTGATTTATGGCATGATGAAAAACTTTGAGGTTGGATGGAGTTTTGAGTATTCCATGTTTCTAGGTTCACAGTGGAATTATTGGGGCAGTTTATTTGTAAGTTTAGGATACATCTGCCTTGTGATGTTGATCGCGAAATCTGACAAGTACCACCAACTCAAAAACAGAATTGCAGCGATAGGACAAATGGCACTCACCAATTATATCTCACAATCTATCCTATGCATTTTCATTTTTCACGGGATTGGGCTTAGCCTATTTGGTCAGGTTGAAAGAAGTGGACAGGTTTTGGTCATTCTTTTCGTTTGGGCAACCCAATTTCTGTGGTCGCAACCGTGGCTGGCACGATATCGATTCGGCCCTTTGGAATGGCTCTGGAGATCAGTGACTTACGGAAAAAGTCAGCCAATGAAAAAGATCTAA